GAATGGGTTTATACTAACCTTTCCCAAAAGCCAGCGTTTAGCCTTCCATCTGCAATTGAGGTTTTAAAAAACAAGACGGGTGATTGCAATGAGCATACGACATTCAATCAATCGCCTATGGATGCAATACATATCCCTTTGATAGAGGGAGATATAGGAAAACAGATTGGATTATTGGGATATATAGGGAATATAGATGTGGAGGTGTTAGATTATGATTAAACTAGAAAATCTTTCAAAAACATTTGGAAATGTAAAGGCTGTTAATAATATAAGCCTTGAAATAAAAGGGGGAGAATTTTTCTGCCTATTAGGTCCTAATGGTGCGGGAAAGACAACAACGCTAAAGTTAATAACGGGCTTGCTTAAACCATCAGGTGGAAGGGTTACAATAGGTGGATACGATGTGAACAAGGAGCCTATTGCTGCAAAGAGGCTATTGGGCTATATTCCAGACATTCCATTTTTATATGATAAGCTAACGCCAATAGAATTTTTAAGCTTTATCAAGGATTTATATGGTGCAGATAATGATGGAGAAAATCTTCTTTCCCTATTTGAGATGTCAGATTATAAGGATACATTGATTGAGGAGTTTTCCCATGGGATGAAACAGAGGATATGCTTTTGTGCAATGCTCCTTCATAACCCATCATATATTGTCATTGATGAACCTATGGTTGGACTTGACCCAAAATCCATACACCTTGTAAAAGCGGTATTGAAGGAAAGGACAAAGGATGGAGCGGCTGTTATCCTCTCAACGCATCAGCTCTCTCTGGCAGAGGAGCTTTCAG
This is a stretch of genomic DNA from bacterium. It encodes these proteins:
- a CDS encoding ABC transporter ATP-binding protein; translated protein: MIKLENLSKTFGNVKAVNNISLEIKGGEFFCLLGPNGAGKTTTLKLITGLLKPSGGRVTIGGYDVNKEPIAAKRLLGYIPDIPFLYDKLTPIEFLSFIKDLYGADNDGENLLSLFEMSDYKDTLIEEFSHGMKQRICFCAMLLHNPSYIVIDEPMVGLDPKSIHLVKAVLKERTKDGAAVILSTHQLSLAEELSDKVSIIHKGRIVAEGSPSSLKDLQKKESLEDAFLEITK